The DNA sequence GAGGACGCCGTACTGCTCACCAGCGAGCTGGTCGGCAACGCGATCTGTCACTCGGACTCGGGCCGCCTCCCCGACGGCACCGTGACGGTCTCGCTGTCCGAACCCGCCGACGGCGTGCTCCGCGTCGAGGTCGGCGATGCCGGATCGCCGGGGAGCGAGCCCCGCGCCCGGCTCGACGTGGATCAGGACAGCGAGGGCGGGCGCGGCCTCTACCTGGTCGAACTGCTCGCCGACAAGTGGGGTTCGCACCTCCGGGGCGGCGGCCGTGTGGTCTGGTTCGAGATCGGCTGTCCGTCCGGTGCCGGGTACGGAACATGATCCTTTGGGTACGGCCCGCCCGGCACCGATGGCCCGGCGGGCTCTACCCATGTCAGCGGCCGTCTGCGGGTCTCGTCCTGCGGTCGCAGGCGGCGCACGCGTAACGGAGATCCGGCGCGCCGAGCCGTCCCTGCTCGTAGCGGATGAGCATGCGCTCGCAGCGCCCGCACCGGTCGCCACGCTGGCCGCTGCCGGGAGCGCCGCCGGGACCCGTGCCCGGCCGGCGTCGCTGGGCACGCCGTACCGCGTCGGCGAACGCCCGGTGCTCGGTACGCAGCACCAGGCCGGGATCCGGACCGCACAGCGAACCCGCCG is a window from the Thermopolyspora flexuosa genome containing:
- a CDS encoding ATP-binding protein is translated as MTAPGMIAQAEFPGKGESVAEARRFVRRTLLARYGAVIEDAVLLTSELVGNAICHSDSGRLPDGTVTVSLSEPADGVLRVEVGDAGSPGSEPRARLDVDQDSEGGRGLYLVELLADKWGSHLRGGGRVVWFEIGCPSGAGYGT